The DNA window GATGCCTTGGTAGAAGGGCTACGGCAAGCGGATCGACAGGAATGGGATCCCCAGCGGATTCGTGCCCATGCCTTGCAATTTGCCCCGGCTCGATTTCAGGCCCAAATGGGATCCCTACTGCGCTGGGCTTGGCCCCGTTTTCAGGTTGGAGAACCGCTGGATCCCAAAAACTGGCAGGCTCAGTAAGAGCGCCGCTGCACAAAAGCCGGCAACTCAATACGGCCACGGGATCCGGGGGTGCGACCCGCTGTTTCCACCCCAGCTCGTTGTCCAGCACCGGCGGCCAAAGCGGATCGTTTCAGCAGTTTCTCGGCCCGGTCTTCTCGCTCCTCCAGCGTCAGGGGCGGGATCCCTGTGGTGGGTGTTGCAGGTGTTCCGGTCGGGGTCGTCCAGCTCATCCGCTGGCTCACAGTCGATTTCACTGCTGTGACTACAGGTTTTGGAGCCACTTCCTCAGGGTGAATCAGATCCCAGCTCAGACGAGAGACGGATTTGGGCTCAGCAGCCTCCGGAGCCGGTGAACCAGGGGGGATCGATTGCTGACGTAAGTTGGCCAGTTGATCTTCTAACTCCTGTTTAAGCTGCTGTAGCAAAGCCACCTCTTTCTCCTGAGTTTGCGCATAGGCATGGGCCTGGACACACTCGGTTTTGAGAAGCATCACCTGCTGCTGCAACTTGTCGATTTGCTTCTGGCTCACCAAATGATGGGCCTCGGCCACTTCCCTTCCCCGTTGGGCCTCTTCGTAGCTTTCCCGAGTCGGGCGTTGCATAAGTTCCTGCAACTGCTGCTGAACTTCCTCCCATTGGGCCATCGTTGGGCGTTGCCTCAGTTCCTGCATCAACTCGTCACGCTCCGTTTGCAGGGTGTTCAGCTTGGTGGTGAGGGCCTGAAGTTCAGCTTCCAGAGCCAGAATTCGTTCCGACTGTTCTGCTTGAGCGGCGGCCAGATCTGGAGATGGCTGTTGCCGTAGAGCCTCAAGCTCCGCTTCAAGGGTTGCTATCTGCTGAGCTTGCGCCGCCTGCTGCTGTTGGCTCTGCTGCAATTCTTCCAGTAGGGTAGTCCGCTCTGCCTTAGCAAAGGAGGCTTGTTGGCGTAAGCAGTCCAGCTCCGACTGCAATCGCGCCCATTGATCCAGGGTGGGGCGCTCCTCCAATTCTCGAATGCGTTGTTGGTAGGTATTGAGATCAGCTTCCATTTGGGCTTTTTCGTGTTCCAAGGTGGTTTTTAGGCGTTGCCATTCAGCTTCTGCTTGACGGTGACTGGCTTCTAGCTCTTCCCGCAGAGCGGTCAACTCTTGGGTAGAGGGCCGACCTGCGAGCTCCTGGATCTGGGCTTGCAATTGCCCTTTTTCCTCTTCTAGTTCCTGCAGGCGCAGTTGGGTTTGAGCTTGCAAAAGCTGCACTTGCGGCAATTTGATGGCATACTCACTGAGCTGGCCAGCGTGTTGTTTCAGCTCCAGGAGTTCCTGCTGGAGTTGATAAAAGCGGGCTGGATCGACTCGCCTTTGCAACTCAGACTTGAGCATCTCAATCTCGGTCTGGCTGGTTTGCAGCTGTTGTTGCAAGATCTGGTAATGCTCTAGGGTAGGGCGGCGCTCCATTTCCCACAACAGGTTTTGCAGTTCCTCAATGTGCTGTTGCTGCAGCTGAAAAGCTTCTGGAGTGGGTCGTTGTGCCAAAAGGGATTTTTCCTGCTGACACGCTTGCAGGGCTTGATCCCGTTCGTTAATTTGGGCTTGGGCTTCAAACAGTTGACGTTCTAGGCGATGGGTACACTCAATCTGCTGCAATGACAGCGCCTCAGATTCCGCCAAAGATCGCTCTAGGTTGCGCACACGCGCCCGCAAGGCTTTCAACTCCTCTTCCATAGCCAGGCCGCTCAACAGGTCATGGGCCTCACTGTAGCAGATGGTCTTGGCGAATATCCAGCTTGCCACTACATGTAGAGTGAATCTTTAATCTTTCTCCCAACTGACACTAAGTCTACCGCTCACCTCACCTATACTGAGATCGTTGGTGGTGAGACTGAGTGGGCAGATGCAACCGGGATCCAAACCTTGGGGATTGATGTTGAGCCTATTGGGCTGGGCCCTTACCAGTTGTGGGGCTGATTCTCTGACGGCCAATACCCCTCTACCACCCTTGATCACCAGCAGTGACATCCCTTCTGCAGTGAGTCGGAACGGCTTTTTAGAACTTGGGGTTTCGGTATCGGTGCCGGGGCGGATCCCTGCGGAGCTGGCTTTTCAGGTATCGTGGTCAGGGATCGAAGTACAAACCTTATCGGCAGCACAGGTGAATTGTGTGTCTGGTGAGGTGTCTTGCACAACCCGCTTTAGCCTCCGTCCCCCCTTGAGCTTAGTGCCAGGATCCTACCTGCTCAGTTTGCGGGCTTTCGACCGACTGGGGCAAAGTGCGGTGGTGACGCAAACCGTGTTGGTGACGGATTAGCGTTAGCACCCTCATCTCTGAGTCTAGGCTGCCGCATAGGCTGTCTTAGCTAATTTTGGAGATTTGGTATTGCTCAGCTCTCCAACAACAACTGAGTGCGCACCGTTCCAGCCCGCTCCGCTTGGGCAACAATCTCTAGGGAACTGCCCTCAGGCGCCTGGATCACCCATTCCACCTTGCGGCGATAGTCAATGCCTGCGCTAGAAGACATGATTTCCCCGTAGGCTTTGTTAGAGCGGCCCTCCAAATGGCCAATTTCCTGCTGCTGGGATCCCATGATTAAACGGGATCCCTCGGGCAAATCAAGACTGACTTGAATCGGGCGAACGGCTTTGCGTTCCAGTGCTTTTTGGCTGGTATAGGTGGGTAAGAACCCTTGATTTTCGTATTGCACCACCACCCGAAATAAACATTGGGATCCGTCAGCAGTTTTTCCGAGGGGGTGAACTTCGCTGCGAGCTAGTGCCAAGCGGGGCGACATCAAAGCATGGGCAATGGCAAAGCGGCAATGTTTTTCACACAGCTCCGGCAACAATTCTGGGGGTACATTCTGCCAAACTGCTTTGTAATCCCAACCGCCAATTTCCACCGGGCCTAACTGTGGGTGTTCGAACGGCTGCCAGTCGATAAAACCCCGTCCTCCCAGGACTTGATCATTCCACTTCAACATCTTCAAATCATCCGCTTCCGGGTGCCAGCGAAACCACTGGATGAAATCTTTCTTCTCCACCCCCGCTTCGGTGGGCAAATCCCACAGTTCTGTCGTGAATCCATACCAACCAAAGGCATCGTAGGCGTAGCTGTTGAAGTTGCCGTGGCTAACTTTTTTCGGGTGATAGCGGAAGTGATGATAACCGGAAATAGTTGGGTAGCCGGTGATCTCGGTGGCTTTTTCGCCAATCAGCTTGTGAATATCCAGATCTTCGGGGGGGTAATGCTCATCCGGGTGGGTGGCGTAGGCACGAATGTGAACCGCCGAGGAGGTGTGATAGGTAACAAAGCCGTTGATGTTGCGGTGAGTGCGCAGAAATTCTCCAATGGCTCGGGTTTCTGGCTCCGAGTAGGGAAAGTCCCCTGCCCCCACCTGCTCATTTTCCGGGGCCCATTCATGGGGGTAGTTGCGGTTAAAATCCAACCCCTCTAATGTTGGCGCTAAGGGCAGATCGTAGCCGTCAAAATCGCGGATCAGGCCCTCGGTCATCAAGTGGTAGTAGGTACCACCAAATTCCTCGGGATCCCGCCGTACCAAAATCCTGGGATCCAACGACGAAACCTTCCAGGCTCCGCAGGGATCCACTTTGCGCATTTGCAAAATCTTGCCATCCCCATTCACATCTTCTGGGTAAAGGCCAGGTTGTGGATCCGGCTGCGGGTAGGGGCGGGTGCCCGAACGCAACCGGTAGGGGGTGGTTAAATATTTTTCCGAGCCATCGACGGCGATACGAGGCAGCACATAGACGGTGTAGCCATCCAATAGGCGGGTAACCCGTTCTTCTTGGCCGTAGTGGGTGAGCAAATAGTAGATGTCGTAGAGGGCAACAGCGGATCCCGTCACTTCTCCGGCATGGGTGTTGGCATCTAGCCAGTAGGCGGGTTTTTCCAAAGCTGGCCCTGTATTCTGCTGGGTCAGGGTGGCTAAGGGAATGTCTCGGCCTTCATAGCTATGCCCGATCACCTCCCATTGCATCAAATCGGGATAGGCCGCCGCCATCTGCTGCAGAAAGTCAAGAATCTCAGCATGGGTGAAAAAGTGGCTGAAGTCGAAAGGGGCAACAGACATGCAAGGGATCCCGTCATAAGGGGCATTTCGCACTACCTTACCGCCAAACTCCTACCCAACTGAGTAGGCAGAAGCACAGTCAAGGGCTCTATTCCCCCTTGGACTTCGTAGACATTGATAGCTGAAATCCCCTACTAGGTAGCCGGACTAGGGAACCCATTGGGAGAAGGGCTGGGGAAGGGGCTAGGAGACGGGGATCCCGTCGGGGAAGGAGTCGGACTCGGGCTAGGAGAAATGGTCGGTGAAGGACTCGGAGACGGGGATCCCGTCGGGGAAGGAGTCGGACTCGGGCTAGGAGAAATGGTCGGTGAAGGACTCGGAGACGGGGATCCCGTCGGGGAAGGAGTCGGACTGGGTGTTGGCAGAGGCGTCGGAGTGGCCACAATGCGAATCACCCGTTCTCCGGCAGAGTGAGGAAACTGGGTGGGGCTCACCAAAAGCAGGGATCCAAACCCGGAAATTTGGTTATCTTCCTGGCGGGTACCCCCTGGATCAATGCGGATGCGATCCCCAATTTGGAAACCGACGATGCTGGAAGTGGGCAGACGAGTCACTCCAGCGGGGATGGACTGATTGATAAACGTTTCGCCAGGAGAAGAAGGAGGAACTGTTACAGAACGGCTGCTGCTGCCGCACCCCACCGTAATTGCAGATAGCAACATTAGAAGGGCTCCCAGCACAAAGCTGACTGTCCAGGTCAACCAAGACCGACGATGTTGACGACTCATAACCACCTCACCCAAATAACACACGCAAAACTAAATGGCAAAAGTACCTTCAAAATGAGGATCCCAAAGCCACACCTACTTCGTTAGGCTAACCGCCATCTCCCTCCAGCACAATACCCAGAAGCCTGCCGAGGGTTGAGTGAGACAGTACCCGCTTTCTCTTCTTCAGGCCGTTAAGATTGCGAGAATCCCCAATTTTTCCCCAACTGATCAAGGCTGTACACAGGGGATCCCTTAGGTATGGATGAGAAAGGATAGCTGAGAAGAATGGGTCCAAGAAGGGGTTAAGTTGACTGCATCATCTCCTGAGCAGCCCGGAGTCCTGACAAGTAAGCCCCATGA is part of the Thermostichus vulcanus str. 'Rupite' genome and encodes:
- a CDS encoding M14 family metallopeptidase; the protein is MSVAPFDFSHFFTHAEILDFLQQMAAAYPDLMQWEVIGHSYEGRDIPLATLTQQNTGPALEKPAYWLDANTHAGEVTGSAVALYDIYYLLTHYGQEERVTRLLDGYTVYVLPRIAVDGSEKYLTTPYRLRSGTRPYPQPDPQPGLYPEDVNGDGKILQMRKVDPCGAWKVSSLDPRILVRRDPEEFGGTYYHLMTEGLIRDFDGYDLPLAPTLEGLDFNRNYPHEWAPENEQVGAGDFPYSEPETRAIGEFLRTHRNINGFVTYHTSSAVHIRAYATHPDEHYPPEDLDIHKLIGEKATEITGYPTISGYHHFRYHPKKVSHGNFNSYAYDAFGWYGFTTELWDLPTEAGVEKKDFIQWFRWHPEADDLKMLKWNDQVLGGRGFIDWQPFEHPQLGPVEIGGWDYKAVWQNVPPELLPELCEKHCRFAIAHALMSPRLALARSEVHPLGKTADGSQCLFRVVVQYENQGFLPTYTSQKALERKAVRPIQVSLDLPEGSRLIMGSQQQEIGHLEGRSNKAYGEIMSSSAGIDYRRKVEWVIQAPEGSSLEIVAQAERAGTVRTQLLLES